From Calothrix sp. PCC 6303, a single genomic window includes:
- the tkt gene encoding transketolase, translated as MAVATQTLEELCINSIRFLAIDAVEKAKSGHPGLPMGAAPMAFVLWDKFMRMNPKNPKWFNRDRFVLSAGHGSMLQYALLHLAGYDSVTIEGIKQFRQWGSETPGHPENFETAGVEVTTGPLGQGIANAVGLAMAEAHLAAKFNKPDATIVDHYTYVILGDGCNMEGISGEACSFAGHLGLGKLIALYDDNHISIDGSTDVAFTEDVSKRFEAYGWHVLHVEDGNNDLAAIESAIAEAKKVTDKPSMIKVTTTIGYGSPNKANTAGVHGAALGGDEIELTRNNLNWQYPPFELPPDAVNHMRKAVERGATAEAEWNQALAEYTAKYPQEAAEFARFVSGKLPDGWDKVLPTYTPADKALPTRKHSETCLNKLAQVLPELIGGSADLTHSNLTEIKGFGDFQKGQYANRNVHFGVREHGMGAICNGMALHGSGLIPYGATFLIFTDYMRAAIRLSALSLAGSIWVMTHDSIGQGEDGPTHQPIETLASLRAIPNLTVIRPADGTETSGAYKVAIESSKAGNPTLLAFSRQNLPNLAGSSIEGVTKGGYILVDSQGTPDIILIGTGSEVSLCVTAAEKLTAEGKKVRVVSMPSTDLFDAQDAAYRESVLPKAVTKRVSVEAACSFGWHKYIGTEGVAVSIDRFGASAPGNICLEKFGFSVENVFATAKTLLG; from the coding sequence ATGGCTGTTGCGACCCAAACCCTTGAAGAACTTTGTATTAACTCGATCCGCTTCTTAGCAATCGATGCTGTGGAAAAAGCAAAATCTGGACACCCAGGTTTGCCAATGGGTGCCGCGCCAATGGCGTTTGTACTTTGGGACAAATTCATGCGAATGAACCCCAAAAACCCAAAATGGTTCAACCGCGATCGCTTTGTGCTTTCCGCTGGTCACGGCTCAATGTTACAGTATGCCCTACTGCATTTAGCAGGCTATGACAGTGTGACAATTGAAGGCATTAAACAATTCCGGCAGTGGGGATCTGAAACCCCCGGACACCCAGAAAACTTTGAAACCGCTGGTGTGGAAGTCACCACAGGACCTTTGGGACAAGGTATTGCCAACGCTGTTGGTTTAGCAATGGCTGAAGCACATCTTGCCGCAAAATTCAATAAGCCTGATGCCACAATTGTTGACCACTACACCTACGTAATTTTAGGTGACGGTTGTAACATGGAAGGTATTTCGGGTGAAGCCTGTTCTTTCGCTGGACACCTGGGATTAGGAAAACTCATCGCCCTCTATGACGATAACCACATCTCCATCGATGGTTCTACCGATGTAGCCTTTACCGAAGACGTTTCCAAGCGGTTTGAAGCCTACGGTTGGCACGTTCTTCATGTCGAAGATGGTAACAATGACTTGGCTGCAATTGAAAGCGCGATCGCAGAAGCTAAAAAAGTCACCGACAAACCCAGCATGATCAAGGTGACAACCACCATCGGTTATGGTTCTCCCAACAAAGCTAACACCGCAGGAGTTCACGGTGCAGCATTGGGTGGCGATGAAATTGAACTCACCCGCAACAACTTAAATTGGCAATACCCTCCTTTTGAACTACCACCAGATGCCGTCAACCACATGCGGAAGGCAGTGGAACGTGGTGCAACAGCAGAAGCTGAATGGAATCAAGCCCTCGCTGAATACACAGCAAAATATCCCCAAGAAGCAGCAGAATTTGCCCGCTTCGTCAGTGGTAAACTCCCCGATGGTTGGGATAAAGTCCTCCCCACCTACACCCCCGCAGACAAAGCACTACCCACCCGTAAACATTCGGAAACATGCCTCAACAAATTGGCGCAAGTTCTCCCCGAATTAATTGGTGGTTCAGCCGACTTAACCCACTCCAACCTCACCGAAATCAAAGGCTTTGGTGATTTCCAAAAGGGACAGTACGCAAACCGTAACGTTCACTTCGGTGTTCGGGAACATGGTATGGGTGCAATTTGCAACGGGATGGCGCTGCATGGTTCCGGATTAATTCCCTACGGTGCAACCTTCCTAATTTTCACCGACTACATGCGGGCAGCAATTCGCCTCTCAGCTTTGTCCCTCGCTGGTTCAATTTGGGTGATGACTCACGACTCCATCGGACAAGGTGAAGACGGTCCCACCCACCAACCAATCGAAACCCTCGCTTCTTTGCGGGCAATTCCTAACCTCACAGTGATTCGTCCTGCTGATGGAACCGAAACCTCTGGTGCTTACAAAGTTGCCATTGAAAGCTCCAAAGCAGGCAACCCCACCCTGTTAGCATTCTCCCGCCAAAACCTACCTAACTTAGCAGGTTCATCAATTGAAGGTGTTACAAAAGGTGGATATATCTTAGTTGATAGCCAAGGTACACCCGACATTATCTTAATTGGTACAGGTTCCGAAGTTAGCCTTTGTGTAACTGCTGCCGAAAAACTTACCGCCGAAGGTAAGAAAGTACGCGTAGTTTCTATGCCATCCACCGATTTATTCGATGCCCAAGATGCAGCTTACAGAGAATCAGTATTACCAAAAGCTGTCACCAAGCGCGTATCAGTGGAAGCGGCTTGCAGCTTCGGTTGGCACAAGTATATTGGCACTGAAGGTGTAGCAGTTAGCATCGACAGATTTGGTGCTTCTGCTCCTGGTAATATTTGCTTAGAGAAGTTCGGTTTCAGTGTTGAAAACGTATTTGCAACTGCTAAGACACTATTAGGTTAG
- a CDS encoding TenA family protein, with translation MTISSQLWLANQDLAQACLEHPFVQGIANGTLEQQKFAYYLGQDAFFLEAFARAYSIAAAKAPDFSGFTTFHDLAGGVLTELRLHQGYAAKWGVNLRSVEPGISTRRYTDFLLATAWSGDVGLTAAAMSPCLRLYAFLGHKLAYNGIPNHQYADWIETYSSAEFAKLVQKLEGLVECYGSDGALLHSTYRYAMLCEREFFQAAWIE, from the coding sequence ATGACTATCTCCAGCCAATTGTGGTTAGCAAATCAAGATCTCGCACAAGCTTGTTTAGAGCATCCGTTTGTCCAAGGTATCGCTAATGGGACTTTGGAACAGCAGAAATTTGCTTATTATCTAGGGCAAGATGCTTTTTTCTTGGAAGCCTTTGCCCGTGCTTACAGTATCGCTGCCGCTAAAGCGCCAGATTTCTCAGGATTTACCACTTTTCACGACTTAGCTGGTGGGGTGTTAACAGAACTGCGTTTACATCAAGGCTATGCTGCTAAATGGGGAGTTAATTTGCGATCCGTTGAACCAGGAATTTCTACCCGCCGTTATACTGATTTTTTACTAGCAACTGCTTGGAGTGGGGATGTGGGTTTGACTGCCGCTGCCATGTCTCCCTGTCTACGTCTGTATGCTTTTTTGGGACATAAGTTGGCTTATAATGGTATTCCTAATCACCAGTATGCAGATTGGATTGAGACCTACAGTAGCGCAGAATTCGCTAAATTGGTGCAAAAATTAGAAGGTTTGGTTGAATGTTACGGTAGTGATGGAGCCTTGCTACACTCAACCTATCGTTATGCCATGCTATGTGAGCGAGAATTTTTCCAAGCCGCATGGATAGAGTGA
- a CDS encoding YcjF family protein, with translation MDNKLLSPHINIKSVKSTKNMENNSVIGKAQSVIEEATHTIGRFVGYFGNNWLVRKLAGVLNLNWLVGAASAVDLLNAAKEVEKLQSNYPGENPRQLAHRIMLNKAKKAGGIGLATSFLPGVAVALLAIDLAATTRLQSEMVYQIAHLYGLDLQNPARKGEVLAIFGLALGGERLLKAAGLGLLRNVPFAGAVIGAGANATMIYSLGYAACRFYETKLDQSKSVASEETLAELKQESQSYLEKAIAQQNIMDKILVHIVLASHPEKTWEEIVLSLQALNFSQSSLDAIPLEMKSPQSLELLLDQLNPDFAVPLLAQCQKIAQINGEITPTEQQVIDTITQRFPQSRG, from the coding sequence ATGGACAATAAATTATTATCTCCCCACATCAATATTAAATCAGTCAAAAGTACCAAAAATATGGAAAATAACTCAGTAATTGGAAAGGCTCAAAGCGTTATTGAGGAAGCGACTCATACCATAGGTAGGTTTGTTGGATACTTTGGAAATAATTGGTTAGTTCGCAAACTTGCTGGAGTTTTAAATCTAAATTGGTTGGTGGGAGCAGCAAGTGCTGTTGATTTGTTAAATGCAGCTAAAGAAGTGGAAAAGTTGCAAAGTAATTATCCAGGAGAAAATCCCCGTCAACTTGCTCATCGAATCATGCTCAATAAAGCCAAAAAAGCAGGTGGCATAGGTTTAGCAACAAGCTTTTTACCTGGTGTAGCGGTTGCATTATTAGCAATTGATTTAGCGGCAACAACTCGATTACAATCGGAAATGGTTTACCAAATTGCCCATCTCTACGGCTTAGATTTACAAAATCCAGCCCGTAAAGGTGAGGTGTTAGCAATATTTGGTTTAGCTTTGGGTGGTGAACGTTTGCTCAAAGCTGCGGGTTTAGGTTTGTTACGCAATGTCCCGTTTGCAGGTGCTGTGATTGGTGCGGGTGCAAATGCGACAATGATTTATTCTTTGGGTTATGCAGCTTGTAGATTTTACGAAACTAAGTTAGATCAAAGTAAATCCGTAGCTTCAGAGGAGACTTTAGCAGAACTGAAACAGGAAAGTCAGAGCTATTTGGAAAAAGCGATCGCACAACAGAATATCATGGATAAAATTCTGGTGCATATTGTCTTAGCAAGTCACCCTGAAAAGACTTGGGAGGAAATTGTACTATCACTGCAAGCATTGAATTTTAGCCAAAGTTCACTGGATGCAATTCCGCTGGAGATGAAATCGCCACAGTCGTTAGAATTACTGCTAGATCAACTAAATCCTGACTTTGCAGTTCCCCTACTAGCACAATGCCAAAAAATTGCCCAAATCAACGGGGAAATTACACCAACTGAGCAACAAGTTATCGACACAATTACTCAGCGATTTCCCCAGAGTCGAGGGTAA
- a CDS encoding ArsJ-associated glyceraldehyde-3-phosphate dehydrogenase, translating into MTVRIGINGFGRIGRLALRAAWNYSEIEFVHINEVKGGAVTAAHLLKFDSVHGRWTQEVEAGENRVFIDGKPLSFSEYSQPGEVPWEDFGVDVVLECSGKFRTTETLDPYFKRGIRKVIVAAPVKKGALNIVMGVNDNLYQSEEHHLLTAASCTTNCLAPVVKVIHEGLGIKHGVITTIHDNTNTQTIVDAPHKDLRRARATSLSLIPTSTGSATAIGLIYPELNGKLNGLAVRVPLLNASLTDCVFEVARPTTIEEVNGLLKAASQQEPLQGILGYEERPLVSIDYKDDPRSSIIDALSTMVVDETQVKILAWYDNEWGYANRMVELARKVALSLKSV; encoded by the coding sequence ATGACAGTTCGGATTGGAATCAATGGATTTGGCAGAATTGGTAGACTAGCTTTGCGAGCAGCATGGAATTACTCAGAAATTGAATTTGTCCATATCAATGAAGTCAAAGGTGGAGCAGTTACAGCAGCTCATCTACTCAAGTTTGACTCGGTTCATGGACGTTGGACACAGGAAGTCGAAGCTGGGGAAAACCGCGTTTTTATAGACGGGAAACCTCTGAGTTTTAGCGAATATTCCCAACCTGGGGAAGTTCCTTGGGAAGATTTTGGTGTGGATGTGGTGCTGGAATGCTCAGGAAAATTTAGAACCACCGAAACCCTTGATCCTTATTTCAAACGGGGAATCAGAAAAGTAATTGTAGCTGCTCCAGTAAAGAAAGGAGCGCTAAATATTGTTATGGGAGTCAATGACAACCTCTATCAATCTGAAGAACACCATCTTCTCACTGCTGCTTCCTGTACAACTAACTGTTTAGCTCCAGTAGTCAAGGTAATTCACGAAGGGTTGGGAATCAAGCATGGAGTAATCACCACAATCCATGACAATACCAATACTCAAACCATCGTTGATGCTCCCCACAAAGATTTACGACGAGCTAGAGCAACTAGTTTGTCTTTGATTCCCACTAGTACAGGTTCAGCAACTGCAATCGGGTTAATTTATCCGGAATTGAATGGCAAGTTGAATGGTTTAGCAGTACGAGTACCTTTACTAAATGCTTCCCTCACAGATTGCGTTTTTGAAGTAGCTAGACCAACTACTATCGAAGAAGTGAACGGTTTGCTCAAAGCAGCTTCACAGCAGGAACCGCTGCAAGGGATTTTGGGTTATGAAGAACGTCCTTTAGTTTCCATAGATTACAAAGATGATCCTCGCTCTTCCATTATTGATGCTCTATCCACAATGGTGGTAGATGAGACGCAAGTCAAAATTCTTGCTTGGTACGACAACGAGTGGGGTTATGCCAATCGGATGGTAGAACTTGCTCGTAAGGTTGCTTTAAGCCTGAAGTCGGTTTGA
- a CDS encoding CoB--CoM heterodisulfide reductase iron-sulfur subunit B family protein: protein MQSQTLQYAYFPGCVAQGACGELHLSTVAVAQELGIKLIELKKASCCGSGTFKEDSQLLEDTVNARNIALAEELNLPLLTHCSTCQGVIGHVDERLKASIDSDPAYFSKVNGLLKQEGCLPYRGSTEVKHLLYALVADYGIEEIQKRVTHKLSQINCAAFYGCYLLRAQKNTPYDNPFKPEAMENIFRAVGANPIYYQGRTQCCGWPLSSYATTESFKMAGKHLQDAIDNGADCIVTPCPLCHLNLDSRQPEVEQVIGKKLGLPVLHLPQLVALALGVSPKALGLDRHVVSTKPVLEKLGLLVA from the coding sequence ATGCAATCTCAGACTTTACAGTATGCTTATTTCCCCGGTTGTGTTGCTCAGGGTGCCTGTGGAGAACTTCATTTATCCACTGTTGCTGTTGCCCAGGAACTAGGAATTAAATTAATTGAACTCAAAAAAGCTTCTTGTTGTGGTTCGGGTACCTTCAAAGAAGATTCTCAACTTCTGGAAGATACGGTAAATGCTCGCAATATTGCTTTAGCGGAGGAATTAAATTTACCTTTGTTAACCCATTGCAGCACTTGCCAGGGTGTTATTGGTCATGTTGATGAACGCTTAAAAGCTAGCATCGACAGCGACCCAGCTTATTTTAGCAAGGTTAATGGTTTACTCAAGCAAGAAGGTTGTCTGCCATATCGTGGCAGCACCGAAGTTAAACATCTTTTGTATGCTTTGGTGGCAGATTATGGTATAGAAGAAATTCAAAAACGTGTAACTCATAAGTTATCCCAAATTAACTGCGCGGCTTTTTATGGCTGTTACTTGCTGCGTGCCCAAAAAAATACCCCCTACGACAACCCTTTTAAACCCGAAGCAATGGAAAATATTTTCCGGGCTGTCGGGGCAAATCCGATTTATTACCAAGGACGTACACAATGTTGCGGATGGCCCCTTTCTAGTTATGCCACTACTGAATCATTTAAAATGGCAGGAAAACATCTCCAAGATGCTATCGATAATGGTGCTGATTGTATTGTGACACCTTGCCCATTATGTCATTTGAATTTAGATTCGCGTCAGCCAGAAGTTGAGCAAGTAATTGGTAAGAAACTAGGCTTACCTGTGCTGCATTTACCCCAATTAGTAGCTTTGGCTTTAGGGGTGAGTCCTAAAGCATTAGGCTTAGATAGACATGTTGTTTCTACCAAACCAGTGTTGGAAAAGTTGGGTTTATTGGTTGCTTAG
- the arsJ gene encoding organoarsenical effux MFS transporter ArsJ, with product MALSTASRANFKNYSLVTLAYWGFTITDGALRMLVLLYFNKIGYTPIQIASLFLFYEVFGIVTNFLGGWIGSQFGLKITLYTGIGLQIFSLVMLSMLNPSWAQWIAVTYVMVAQAFSGIAKDLTKMSTKSAIRLVVPQDAQSSLFKWVAILTGSKNALKGVGFFVGSALLGGFGFINSLWIMAAGLFLIMFTGMLLPKGMGKIKKKVKFSQLFSKSEEINILSAARFFLFGSRDVWFVVALPVFLRSTLGWSFSQVGGFLAFWVIGYGIIQSLAPTLIKRFGSGQPPQANTVQFWTFTLTAVPAAIALALQTGIPANIAIVGGLMVFGVVFAFNSAVHSYLVLAFTDDDKVALNVGFYYMANSGGRLAGTVLSGLVYQFFGLVGCLWTSMFFVLAAALVTLKLPNPKPSKNIAWKAGDGD from the coding sequence ATGGCACTTAGTACAGCTTCCAGAGCCAATTTCAAAAACTATAGCTTAGTAACACTTGCCTACTGGGGGTTCACCATTACCGATGGTGCGCTACGAATGTTGGTGCTGCTATATTTCAACAAAATTGGTTATACTCCCATCCAAATTGCTTCCTTATTCCTGTTTTACGAGGTTTTCGGCATTGTCACCAACTTTCTTGGTGGTTGGATTGGTTCTCAATTTGGACTAAAAATAACTCTTTATACTGGCATTGGACTACAGATTTTTTCTTTGGTAATGCTTTCTATGCTTAACCCTAGTTGGGCACAATGGATTGCTGTAACCTATGTAATGGTGGCACAGGCATTTTCTGGAATTGCTAAAGATTTAACTAAGATGAGTACCAAAAGTGCCATTCGCTTAGTTGTACCCCAAGATGCCCAATCTTCACTATTTAAATGGGTGGCAATTCTCACAGGTTCCAAAAATGCCCTCAAAGGGGTTGGCTTTTTTGTTGGTAGTGCATTACTAGGTGGATTTGGCTTTATTAATTCCCTGTGGATTATGGCTGCTGGACTATTCTTGATTATGTTCACGGGGATGCTATTGCCCAAGGGAATGGGCAAAATCAAGAAAAAGGTCAAATTTAGCCAATTATTTTCTAAGAGCGAAGAAATTAATATTCTTTCGGCTGCTCGATTCTTCTTATTTGGTTCCAGAGATGTGTGGTTTGTAGTTGCTCTACCAGTATTTTTACGTAGTACATTAGGCTGGTCATTTTCTCAAGTGGGTGGATTTTTGGCGTTTTGGGTAATTGGCTATGGCATTATTCAATCCTTAGCGCCAACGTTAATTAAGCGATTTGGTTCTGGTCAACCTCCCCAAGCAAACACCGTCCAGTTTTGGACGTTTACCCTTACCGCAGTCCCAGCTGCGATCGCACTCGCTCTGCAAACGGGTATACCTGCTAATATTGCGATCGTTGGTGGATTAATGGTTTTTGGTGTGGTGTTTGCTTTCAACTCAGCAGTTCATTCCTACTTGGTGTTGGCTTTTACCGATGATGACAAGGTGGCGCTAAACGTCGGATTTTACTACATGGCTAACTCTGGCGGTCGTTTAGCTGGTACTGTCTTATCTGGGTTGGTGTATCAATTTTTCGGTTTGGTTGGCTGTCTGTGGACATCAATGTTTTTTGTCCTGGCAGCAGCATTAGTCACTTTGAAACTACCAAATCCCAAACCAAGTAAGAATATTGCCTGGAAAGCTGGAGATGGTGATTAA
- the acpP gene encoding acyl carrier protein → MSQTEIFEKVKEIVAEQLSVESKTITPASNFSNDLGADSLDTVELVMALEEEFDIEIPDEAAEKITTVQEAVDFINNKVAASA, encoded by the coding sequence ATGAGCCAAACAGAAATTTTTGAAAAAGTCAAGGAAATTGTTGCAGAGCAACTTAGCGTTGAGTCTAAGACAATTACACCCGCATCCAATTTTTCTAATGATTTAGGGGCAGATTCCCTAGATACAGTTGAATTGGTAATGGCTTTGGAAGAAGAATTCGATATCGAAATCCCTGACGAAGCCGCTGAAAAAATTACCACTGTTCAAGAAGCAGTGGATTTTATCAACAACAAAGTTGCTGCATCTGCGTAA
- the fabF gene encoding beta-ketoacyl-ACP synthase II, with product MTDFIRKRVVVTGVGAITPIGNTGSEYWEGLVSGRNGIGEITLFDASRHDCRIAGEVKNFDPLEYLDRKDAKRMDRFSQFGVAAAKQALADAGLVINDLNAEQIGVMIGSGIGGIKVLEEQQTIYLNRGPDRCSPFMIPMMIANMAAGLTAIHTGAKGPNSCPVTACAAGSNAIGDAFRIVQNGYAQVMICGGCEAAITPLSIAGFSSARAMSTRNDDPTHACRPFDKDRDGFVMGEGSGILILEELQHALSRGARIYAEVVGYGMTCDAYHMTAIVPGGEGASRAIQMALKDGGITPEMVTYINAHGTSTPVNDPNETSAIKRALGEHAQKIAVSSTKSMTGHLLGGSGGIEGVATALAIAHDILPPTINLVNPDPNCDLDYIANTSRPQKINVALSNSFGFGGHNVTLAFKKYA from the coding sequence ATGACAGACTTTATCCGTAAACGCGTTGTTGTAACTGGTGTTGGCGCGATTACACCGATTGGTAACACTGGATCTGAGTATTGGGAAGGATTGGTAAGCGGTCGTAACGGAATTGGTGAAATCACCTTATTTGACGCATCGCGTCACGACTGCCGCATTGCTGGGGAGGTGAAAAACTTCGATCCTCTTGAATACTTGGATCGAAAAGATGCCAAACGGATGGATCGCTTTTCCCAATTTGGGGTGGCGGCTGCAAAACAAGCTTTAGCAGACGCAGGATTGGTCATCAATGACCTAAACGCTGAACAAATCGGTGTCATGATTGGTTCAGGCATTGGTGGCATTAAGGTGTTGGAGGAACAACAAACGATTTATTTAAATCGTGGTCCCGATCGCTGTAGCCCCTTCATGATACCGATGATGATTGCGAATATGGCAGCGGGGCTAACAGCAATTCATACTGGTGCTAAAGGACCCAATTCTTGTCCGGTGACGGCTTGTGCAGCTGGTTCCAACGCCATTGGGGATGCTTTTCGCATCGTCCAAAATGGTTATGCACAAGTAATGATTTGTGGCGGTTGTGAAGCTGCAATTACCCCTTTGTCCATAGCTGGATTTTCTTCAGCCAGGGCAATGTCTACCCGTAACGATGACCCTACCCATGCCTGTCGTCCCTTTGACAAAGATCGTGATGGGTTTGTGATGGGTGAAGGTTCGGGGATTTTGATTTTGGAAGAACTTCAACATGCCCTCAGCCGGGGTGCAAGAATTTACGCTGAAGTTGTGGGCTATGGGATGACCTGTGATGCCTACCACATGACAGCAATTGTACCAGGAGGAGAAGGAGCATCTAGAGCTATTCAAATGGCGTTGAAAGATGGCGGTATTACTCCAGAGATGGTGACATATATCAACGCCCATGGTACCAGTACCCCCGTTAATGATCCGAACGAAACCTCGGCGATTAAACGCGCTTTGGGCGAACATGCCCAAAAAATCGCCGTCAGTTCCACCAAATCCATGACTGGGCACCTCCTTGGTGGTTCCGGAGGTATTGAAGGGGTGGCGACAGCTTTAGCGATCGCACATGACATTCTACCCCCAACAATCAACCTTGTGAACCCCGATCCTAATTGCGACTTGGATTATATTGCCAACACTAGCCGTCCTCAAAAAATCAATGTGGCACTTTCCAACTCTTTTGGATTCGGTGGGCATAATGTCACGTTAGCCTTTAAGAAGTACGCTTAA
- a CDS encoding PstS family phosphate ABC transporter substrate-binding protein translates to MKSLSVEVTKITLVVGLSISAVSCSNESKTSSTGIQETPGATEVSQTQTIAEISIDGSSTVYPITNAIAKDFASQSKSAAPVKVKFSGTSGGFQKFCAGETDINNASRPILKAEIAACNQNNVRFIEIPVAFDALTVAVNPKNTWAKDITVAELKKIWEPSAEGKITNWKQVRPSYPDKPLKLYGAGDKSGTFDYFNEAIVGEAKATRKDYIASEDDIALVKGVIENEGALGYFGFAYYEDNQAKLKALAIDSGKGAVLPSLETVEKSQYQPLSRPLFIYVNAQASQSKPAVKQFVEYYLQQAAKKSGTVGYIPLPKEAYNINSTHFYQGKFGTVFGGEAKFNLTLDELLRQEAKF, encoded by the coding sequence ATGAAGTCTCTAAGCGTGGAAGTCACGAAAATTACTCTTGTGGTTGGGTTGTCTATTTCGGCAGTTAGTTGTAGTAATGAATCGAAGACATCATCAACAGGGATTCAGGAAACACCTGGTGCAACCGAGGTTAGTCAAACCCAAACTATTGCGGAAATAAGCATAGATGGTTCCAGTACAGTCTATCCGATCACAAACGCGATCGCTAAAGATTTTGCGAGCCAGTCAAAGAGTGCTGCACCCGTAAAAGTTAAGTTTTCAGGAACATCTGGAGGGTTTCAGAAATTCTGTGCAGGTGAAACCGACATCAACAACGCATCTAGACCAATTTTAAAAGCAGAAATCGCCGCCTGTAACCAAAACAATGTCCGTTTCATCGAAATACCAGTTGCCTTCGACGCTTTAACAGTTGCAGTTAACCCCAAAAATACTTGGGCAAAGGATATAACCGTTGCTGAATTGAAAAAGATTTGGGAACCATCCGCTGAAGGAAAAATTACCAATTGGAAACAAGTTCGCCCATCTTATCCAGATAAACCCCTGAAATTATACGGTGCTGGTGATAAATCAGGTACATTTGATTACTTTAATGAAGCAATTGTCGGTGAAGCCAAAGCTACCCGTAAAGACTACATAGCTAGTGAAGATGATATAGCCCTGGTTAAGGGTGTAATTGAAAATGAAGGTGCTTTAGGATACTTTGGATTTGCTTATTACGAAGACAACCAAGCGAAATTAAAAGCATTAGCTATTGACAGCGGCAAAGGTGCTGTTTTACCTTCCCTGGAAACAGTAGAAAAATCCCAATATCAACCACTTTCACGACCATTATTTATTTATGTCAATGCTCAAGCATCACAATCTAAACCAGCAGTGAAGCAGTTTGTGGAATATTATCTCCAACAAGCAGCGAAAAAATCAGGAACTGTCGGCTATATCCCCCTACCAAAAGAAGCTTACAACATCAACTCTACTCATTTTTATCAAGGTAAATTCGGTACAGTTTTTGGTGGAGAAGCAAAATTTAATCTGACGCTTGATGAGTTGCTACGTCAAGAAGCAAAATTCTAA